From a single Nicotiana tomentosiformis chromosome 2, ASM39032v3, whole genome shotgun sequence genomic region:
- the LOC104097441 gene encoding inositol hexakisphosphate and diphosphoinositol-pentakisphosphate kinase VIP2-like isoform X4 gives MRSGVEKSSNLGAFSQPERKKVKEKEKKKKMMKKVEEDSVVEKKITVGVCVMEKKVFSAPMGQILERLQSFGEFEVMYFGDKVILEDPIESWPICDCLIAFYSSGYPLKKAEAYASLRKPFLVNELEPQYLLHDRRKVYERLEMYGIPVPRYACVHREVPHQHLDYFVEDDDFVEVHGNRFWKPFVEKPVNADDHRIMIYYPSSAGGGMKELFRKVGNRSSEFHPEVRRVRREGSYIYEEFMPTGGTDVKVYTVGPDYAHAEARKSPVVDGVVMRNTDGKEVRYPVLLTPTEKQMAREVCIAFRQAVCGFDLLRSDGRSYVCDVNGWSFVKNSYKYYDDAACVLRKMLLDAKAPHLSSTIPPTLPWKVNEPVQPSEGLTRQGSGLGTFGQSEELRCVVAIIRHGDRTPKQKVKLKVTEEKLLNLMLKYNGGKPRSETKLKSAVQLQDLLDATRALVPRSRPGRESDSEAEDIEHAEKLRQVKAVLEEGGHFSGIYRKVQLKPLKWAKVAKSNGEGEEERPVEALMVLKYGGVLTHAGRKQAEELGRYFRNNLYPGEGTGLLRLHSTYRHDLKIYSSDEGRVQMSAAAFAKGLLDLEGQLTPILVSLVSKDSSMLDGLDNASIEMEDAKARLNGIITSGTRTLHNNGSSEKPWMVDGAGLPPNASELLPKLVKYTKKVTEQVRLLAKDEDEELAETSPYDVIPPYDQAKALGKTNIDVDRIAAGLPCGSEGFLLMFARWRKLERDLYNERKDRFDITQIPDVYDSCKYDLLHNSHLNLGGLDELFMVAQLLADGVIPNEYGINPKQKLKIGSKIARRLLGKIMIDLRNTREEALSVAELKGCQDNHLAVNKTTKEDTEHHTKPHTRNEESRRTSFNSERSMDQDDDDDKETKYRLDPKYANVRTPERHVRTRLYFTSESHIHSLMNVLRYCNLDESLQEEASLVCDNALDRLFNTKELDYMSYIVLRMFENTEVALEDPKRFRIEMAFSRGADLSPLEKNDEIAASWHQEHTLPIMGPERLQEIGSYLTLENMENMIRPFAMPAEDFPPPSTPQGFSGYFSKSASVLERLVKIWPFHKHGNTNGK, from the exons ATGAGAAGTGGGGTTGAGAAAAGTTCAAATCTTGGAGCTTTTAGTCAGCCAGAGAGAAAGAAAGtgaaagagaaagagaagaaaaagaagatgatgaagaaagtGGAAGAGGACAGTGTTGTTGAGAAGAAGATTACAGTTGGTGTTTGTGTAATGGAAAAGAAG GTCTTCTCAGCTCCAATGGGACAGATCCTTGAAAGACTTCAATCATTTGGTGAATTTGAG GTTATGTACTTTGGTGACAAAGTTATTCTGGAGGATCCAATTGAGAG CTGGCCGATATGCGATTGCTTGATTGCCTTCTACTCCAGTGGATATCCTTTGAAGAAAGCAGAAGCATATGCTTCATTGAGAAA GCCTTTCCTTGTAAATGAATTGGAACCGCAATACCTTCTTCACGATCGGAGGAAAGTATACGAG CGTCTTGAGATGTATGGAATCCCTGTGCCAAGGTATGCTTGCGTTCACAGAGAAGTACCGCACCAACATTTGGATTATTTTGTTGAAGACGATGACTTTGTTGAGGTTCATGGGAATCGCTTTTGGAAACCTTTTGTGGAAAAGCCTGTTAATG CTGATGACCACAGGATAATGATTTACTATCCTAGTTCAGCTGGCGGGGGAATGAAGGAATTGTTTCGAAAG GTTGGTAACCGCTCAAGTGAGTTCCATCCAGAGGTTAGAAGGGTGAGACGTGAAGGATCCTACATATATGAGGAATTCATGCCCACAGGAGGAACAGACGTTAAG GTGTATACAGTTGGTCCAGATTACGCACATGCAGAGGCAAGGAAATCTCCTGTTGTTGATGGTGTTGTAATGAGAAATACTGATGGGAAAGAA GTTCGATATCCTGTTCTACTTACCCCTACAGAGAAGCAAATGGCCAGAGAAGTTTGCATAGCCTTTAGGCAAGCA GTTTGTGGCTTCGATCTATTGCGCAGTGACGGGCGTTCATATGTTTGTGATGTGAATGGCTGGAGCTTTGTAAAGAACTCTTACAA GTACTATGACGATGCTGCTTGTGTGTTGAGGAAGATGCTTCTAGACGCAAAAGCTCCACATCTTTCATCGACTATCCCACCAACTTTACCATGGAAAGTCAATGAACCTGTTCAGCCTTCTGAGGGGTTAACACGTCAAGGAAGTGGGCTCGGCACATTTGGACAATCAGAGGAGCTACGATGTGTAGTTGCAATTATTCGGCA TGGTGATAGAACTCCAAAGCAGAAAGTGAAGTTGAAGGTTACGGAGGAAAAACtcttaaatttaatgttaaaGTACAATGGCGGTAAACCTAGATCTGAG ACAAAGCTTAAAAGTGCTGTGCAATTGCAAGATCTTTTGGATGCCACCAGAGCGCTGGTACCACGTTCTAG GCCTGGTCGGGAAAGTGATAGTGAAGCTGAAGACATTGAGCATGCTGAGAAACTTCGTCAAGTAAAAGCTGTTCTTGAGGAG GGGGGACATTTTTCTGGCATTTATAGAAAGGTTCAGTTAAAGCCGCTAAAGTGGGCTAAAGTTGCCAAGTCAAATGGTGAAGGTGAAGAAGAACGACCTGTTGAAGCTCTTATGGTTCTAAAATATGGAGGTGTTCTCACTCATGCTGGCAGAAAACAG GCTGAAGAGCTTGGAAGATACTTCCGGAATAACTTGTATCCAG GTGAAGGTACAGGCCTCCTTCGCCTCCATAGTACATACCGCCATGACCTAAAAATATACAGCTCCGATGAGGGCCGTGTGCAG ATGTCTGCCGCTGCATTCGCCAAAGGTCTACTTGACTTGGAAGGACAATTGACACCAATCCTG GTGTCGCTGGTTAGCAAGGATTCTTCTATGCTTGATGGACTTGACAATGCCAGTATCGAAATGGAAGACGCTAAG GCAAGGTTGAATGGCATAATTACTTCTGGAACAAGGACACTTCATAACAATGGATCATCAGAGAAACCTTGGATGGTTGATGGGGCAGGACTCCCTCCTAATGCATCTGAACTTCTGCCCAAATTG GTGAAATATACTAAGAAGGTGACGGAGCAAGTGAGGCTTCTCGCTAAGGATGAGGATGAAGAACTTGCAGAGACAAGCCCATATGATGTAATTCCACCTTATGATCAGGCTAAAGCGCTTGGTAAAACAAATATTGATGTTGATCGTATTGCTGCGGGTTTACCTTGTGGTAGCGAGGGATTTCTACTAATGTTTGCAAGATGGAGAAAACTAGAAAGGGATTTATATAATGAACGGAAAGA CCGTTTTGATATCACACAAATTCCAGATGTTTATGACTCGTGCAA GTATGATCTTTTGCACAATTCACATCTGAATCTAGGGGGGTTGGATGAACTCTTTATGGTTGCTCAG CTACTTGCAGATGGTGTTATTCCAAATGAATACGGGATAAATCCAAAGCAGAAGTTAAAGATTGGATCAAAG ATTGCTCGCCGCTTGTTGGGTAAAATTATGATTGATCTAAGGAATACCCGTGAAGAAGCTCTAAGTGTGGCTGAGTTGAAAGGTTGTCAAGACAATCATTTGGCAGTGAATAAGACAACAAAGGAAGATACAGAGCACCATACCAAGCCTCACACTCGGAATGAAGAGTCTAGAAGAACTAGCTTCAATAGTGAGAGATCCATGGatcaagatgatgatgatgacaagGAGACTAAGTACCGCTTAGATCCAAA GTATGCAAATGTCAGAACACCTGAAAGACATGTGCGAACACGCCTGTACTTTACATCA GAGTCGCATATTCATTCTTTGATGAATGTTCTTCGTTATTGTAATCTGGATGAGTCTCTTCAAGAAGAGGCCAGCCTTGTCTGCGACAATGCTTTGGATCGCTTGTTCAATACCAAGGAGCTGGATTACATGAGTTATATTGTACTGAGGATGTTCGAGAACACAGAG GTGGCTTTGGAAGACCCTAAAAGGTTCCGCATAGAGATGGCCTTTAGCCGTGGTGCTGATCTATCGCCACTGGAG AAAAATGATGAGATAGCTGCTTCATGGCATCAAGAGCACACATTGCCAATAATGGGTCCTGAAAGGCTTCAAGAAATTGGTTCATATCTTACATTGGAAAACATGGAAAATATGATTCGTCCTTTTGCCATGCCGGCTGAAGATTTCCCACCACCATCAACTCCTCAAGGATTCTCAGGCTACTTCTCGAAAAGTGCATCCGTTCTAGAGCGCCTGGTAAAAATTTGGCCATTCCACAAACATGGGAACACTAACGGGAAGTAG
- the LOC104097441 gene encoding inositol hexakisphosphate and diphosphoinositol-pentakisphosphate kinase VIP2-like isoform X3, translating into MRSGVEKSSNLGAFSQPERKKVKEKEKKKKMMKKVEEDSVVEKKITVGVCVMEKKVFSAPMGQILERLQSFGEFEVMYFGDKVILEDPIESWPICDCLIAFYSSGYPLKKAEAYASLRKPFLVNELEPQYLLHDRRKVYERLEMYGIPVPRYACVHREVPHQHLDYFVEDDDFVEVHGNRFWKPFVEKPVNADDHRIMIYYPSSAGGGMKELFRKVGNRSSEFHPEVRRVRREGSYIYEEFMPTGGTDVKVYTVGPDYAHAEARKSPVVDGVVMRNTDGKEVRYPVLLTPTEKQMAREVCIAFRQAVCGFDLLRSDGRSYVCDVNGWSFVKNSYKYYDDAACVLRKMLLDAKAPHLSSTIPPTLPWKVNEPVQPSEGLTRQGSGLGTFGQSEELRCVVAIIRHGDRTPKQKVKLKVTEEKLLNLMLKYNGGKPRSETKLKSAVQLQDLLDATRALVPRSRPGRESDSEAEDIEHAEKLRQVKAVLEEGGHFSGIYRKVQLKPLKWAKVAKSNGEGEEERPVEALMVLKYGGVLTHAGRKQAEELGRYFRNNLYPGEGTGLLRLHSTYRHDLKIYSSDEGRVQMSAAAFAKGLLDLEGQLTPILVSLVSKDSSMLDGLDNASIEMEDAKARLNGIITSGTRTLHNNGSSEKPWMVDGAGLPPNASELLPKLVKYTKKVTEQVRLLAKDEDEELAETSPYDVIPPYDQAKALGKTNIDVDRIAAGLPCGSEGFLLMFARWRKLERDLYNERKDRFDITQIPDVYDSCKYDLLHNSHLNLGGLDELFMVAQLLADGVIPNEYGINPKQKLKIGSKIARRLLGKIMIDLRNTREEALSVAELKGCQDNHLAVNKTTKEDTEHHTKPHTRNEESRRTSFNSERSMDQDDDDDKETKYRLDPKYANVRTPERHVRTRLYFTSESHIHSLMNVLRYCNLDESLQEEASLVCDNALDRLFNTKELDYMSYIVLRMFENTEVALEDPKRFRIEMAFSRGADLSPLEVKNDEIAASWHQEHTLPIMGPERLQEIGSYLTLENMENMIRPFAMPAEDFPPPSTPQGFSGYFSKSASVLERLVKIWPFHKHGNTNGK; encoded by the exons ATGAGAAGTGGGGTTGAGAAAAGTTCAAATCTTGGAGCTTTTAGTCAGCCAGAGAGAAAGAAAGtgaaagagaaagagaagaaaaagaagatgatgaagaaagtGGAAGAGGACAGTGTTGTTGAGAAGAAGATTACAGTTGGTGTTTGTGTAATGGAAAAGAAG GTCTTCTCAGCTCCAATGGGACAGATCCTTGAAAGACTTCAATCATTTGGTGAATTTGAG GTTATGTACTTTGGTGACAAAGTTATTCTGGAGGATCCAATTGAGAG CTGGCCGATATGCGATTGCTTGATTGCCTTCTACTCCAGTGGATATCCTTTGAAGAAAGCAGAAGCATATGCTTCATTGAGAAA GCCTTTCCTTGTAAATGAATTGGAACCGCAATACCTTCTTCACGATCGGAGGAAAGTATACGAG CGTCTTGAGATGTATGGAATCCCTGTGCCAAGGTATGCTTGCGTTCACAGAGAAGTACCGCACCAACATTTGGATTATTTTGTTGAAGACGATGACTTTGTTGAGGTTCATGGGAATCGCTTTTGGAAACCTTTTGTGGAAAAGCCTGTTAATG CTGATGACCACAGGATAATGATTTACTATCCTAGTTCAGCTGGCGGGGGAATGAAGGAATTGTTTCGAAAG GTTGGTAACCGCTCAAGTGAGTTCCATCCAGAGGTTAGAAGGGTGAGACGTGAAGGATCCTACATATATGAGGAATTCATGCCCACAGGAGGAACAGACGTTAAG GTGTATACAGTTGGTCCAGATTACGCACATGCAGAGGCAAGGAAATCTCCTGTTGTTGATGGTGTTGTAATGAGAAATACTGATGGGAAAGAA GTTCGATATCCTGTTCTACTTACCCCTACAGAGAAGCAAATGGCCAGAGAAGTTTGCATAGCCTTTAGGCAAGCA GTTTGTGGCTTCGATCTATTGCGCAGTGACGGGCGTTCATATGTTTGTGATGTGAATGGCTGGAGCTTTGTAAAGAACTCTTACAA GTACTATGACGATGCTGCTTGTGTGTTGAGGAAGATGCTTCTAGACGCAAAAGCTCCACATCTTTCATCGACTATCCCACCAACTTTACCATGGAAAGTCAATGAACCTGTTCAGCCTTCTGAGGGGTTAACACGTCAAGGAAGTGGGCTCGGCACATTTGGACAATCAGAGGAGCTACGATGTGTAGTTGCAATTATTCGGCA TGGTGATAGAACTCCAAAGCAGAAAGTGAAGTTGAAGGTTACGGAGGAAAAACtcttaaatttaatgttaaaGTACAATGGCGGTAAACCTAGATCTGAG ACAAAGCTTAAAAGTGCTGTGCAATTGCAAGATCTTTTGGATGCCACCAGAGCGCTGGTACCACGTTCTAG GCCTGGTCGGGAAAGTGATAGTGAAGCTGAAGACATTGAGCATGCTGAGAAACTTCGTCAAGTAAAAGCTGTTCTTGAGGAG GGGGGACATTTTTCTGGCATTTATAGAAAGGTTCAGTTAAAGCCGCTAAAGTGGGCTAAAGTTGCCAAGTCAAATGGTGAAGGTGAAGAAGAACGACCTGTTGAAGCTCTTATGGTTCTAAAATATGGAGGTGTTCTCACTCATGCTGGCAGAAAACAG GCTGAAGAGCTTGGAAGATACTTCCGGAATAACTTGTATCCAG GTGAAGGTACAGGCCTCCTTCGCCTCCATAGTACATACCGCCATGACCTAAAAATATACAGCTCCGATGAGGGCCGTGTGCAG ATGTCTGCCGCTGCATTCGCCAAAGGTCTACTTGACTTGGAAGGACAATTGACACCAATCCTG GTGTCGCTGGTTAGCAAGGATTCTTCTATGCTTGATGGACTTGACAATGCCAGTATCGAAATGGAAGACGCTAAG GCAAGGTTGAATGGCATAATTACTTCTGGAACAAGGACACTTCATAACAATGGATCATCAGAGAAACCTTGGATGGTTGATGGGGCAGGACTCCCTCCTAATGCATCTGAACTTCTGCCCAAATTG GTGAAATATACTAAGAAGGTGACGGAGCAAGTGAGGCTTCTCGCTAAGGATGAGGATGAAGAACTTGCAGAGACAAGCCCATATGATGTAATTCCACCTTATGATCAGGCTAAAGCGCTTGGTAAAACAAATATTGATGTTGATCGTATTGCTGCGGGTTTACCTTGTGGTAGCGAGGGATTTCTACTAATGTTTGCAAGATGGAGAAAACTAGAAAGGGATTTATATAATGAACGGAAAGA CCGTTTTGATATCACACAAATTCCAGATGTTTATGACTCGTGCAA GTATGATCTTTTGCACAATTCACATCTGAATCTAGGGGGGTTGGATGAACTCTTTATGGTTGCTCAG CTACTTGCAGATGGTGTTATTCCAAATGAATACGGGATAAATCCAAAGCAGAAGTTAAAGATTGGATCAAAG ATTGCTCGCCGCTTGTTGGGTAAAATTATGATTGATCTAAGGAATACCCGTGAAGAAGCTCTAAGTGTGGCTGAGTTGAAAGGTTGTCAAGACAATCATTTGGCAGTGAATAAGACAACAAAGGAAGATACAGAGCACCATACCAAGCCTCACACTCGGAATGAAGAGTCTAGAAGAACTAGCTTCAATAGTGAGAGATCCATGGatcaagatgatgatgatgacaagGAGACTAAGTACCGCTTAGATCCAAA GTATGCAAATGTCAGAACACCTGAAAGACATGTGCGAACACGCCTGTACTTTACATCA GAGTCGCATATTCATTCTTTGATGAATGTTCTTCGTTATTGTAATCTGGATGAGTCTCTTCAAGAAGAGGCCAGCCTTGTCTGCGACAATGCTTTGGATCGCTTGTTCAATACCAAGGAGCTGGATTACATGAGTTATATTGTACTGAGGATGTTCGAGAACACAGAG GTGGCTTTGGAAGACCCTAAAAGGTTCCGCATAGAGATGGCCTTTAGCCGTGGTGCTGATCTATCGCCACTGGAGGTA AAAAATGATGAGATAGCTGCTTCATGGCATCAAGAGCACACATTGCCAATAATGGGTCCTGAAAGGCTTCAAGAAATTGGTTCATATCTTACATTGGAAAACATGGAAAATATGATTCGTCCTTTTGCCATGCCGGCTGAAGATTTCCCACCACCATCAACTCCTCAAGGATTCTCAGGCTACTTCTCGAAAAGTGCATCCGTTCTAGAGCGCCTGGTAAAAATTTGGCCATTCCACAAACATGGGAACACTAACGGGAAGTAG
- the LOC104097441 gene encoding inositol hexakisphosphate and diphosphoinositol-pentakisphosphate kinase VIP2-like isoform X1 has protein sequence MRSGVEKSSNLGAFSQPERKKVKEKEKKKKMMKKVEEDSVVEKKITVGVCVMEKKVKCGPEVFSAPMGQILERLQSFGEFEVMYFGDKVILEDPIESWPICDCLIAFYSSGYPLKKAEAYASLRKPFLVNELEPQYLLHDRRKVYERLEMYGIPVPRYACVHREVPHQHLDYFVEDDDFVEVHGNRFWKPFVEKPVNADDHRIMIYYPSSAGGGMKELFRKVGNRSSEFHPEVRRVRREGSYIYEEFMPTGGTDVKVYTVGPDYAHAEARKSPVVDGVVMRNTDGKEVRYPVLLTPTEKQMAREVCIAFRQAVCGFDLLRSDGRSYVCDVNGWSFVKNSYKYYDDAACVLRKMLLDAKAPHLSSTIPPTLPWKVNEPVQPSEGLTRQGSGLGTFGQSEELRCVVAIIRHGDRTPKQKVKLKVTEEKLLNLMLKYNGGKPRSETKLKSAVQLQDLLDATRALVPRSRPGRESDSEAEDIEHAEKLRQVKAVLEEGGHFSGIYRKVQLKPLKWAKVAKSNGEGEEERPVEALMVLKYGGVLTHAGRKQAEELGRYFRNNLYPGEGTGLLRLHSTYRHDLKIYSSDEGRVQMSAAAFAKGLLDLEGQLTPILVSLVSKDSSMLDGLDNASIEMEDAKARLNGIITSGTRTLHNNGSSEKPWMVDGAGLPPNASELLPKLVKYTKKVTEQVRLLAKDEDEELAETSPYDVIPPYDQAKALGKTNIDVDRIAAGLPCGSEGFLLMFARWRKLERDLYNERKDRFDITQIPDVYDSCKYDLLHNSHLNLGGLDELFMVAQLLADGVIPNEYGINPKQKLKIGSKIARRLLGKIMIDLRNTREEALSVAELKGCQDNHLAVNKTTKEDTEHHTKPHTRNEESRRTSFNSERSMDQDDDDDKETKYRLDPKYANVRTPERHVRTRLYFTSESHIHSLMNVLRYCNLDESLQEEASLVCDNALDRLFNTKELDYMSYIVLRMFENTEVALEDPKRFRIEMAFSRGADLSPLEVKNDEIAASWHQEHTLPIMGPERLQEIGSYLTLENMENMIRPFAMPAEDFPPPSTPQGFSGYFSKSASVLERLVKIWPFHKHGNTNGK, from the exons ATGAGAAGTGGGGTTGAGAAAAGTTCAAATCTTGGAGCTTTTAGTCAGCCAGAGAGAAAGAAAGtgaaagagaaagagaagaaaaagaagatgatgaagaaagtGGAAGAGGACAGTGTTGTTGAGAAGAAGATTACAGTTGGTGTTTGTGTAATGGAAAAGAAGGTGAAATGCGGCCCCGAG GTCTTCTCAGCTCCAATGGGACAGATCCTTGAAAGACTTCAATCATTTGGTGAATTTGAG GTTATGTACTTTGGTGACAAAGTTATTCTGGAGGATCCAATTGAGAG CTGGCCGATATGCGATTGCTTGATTGCCTTCTACTCCAGTGGATATCCTTTGAAGAAAGCAGAAGCATATGCTTCATTGAGAAA GCCTTTCCTTGTAAATGAATTGGAACCGCAATACCTTCTTCACGATCGGAGGAAAGTATACGAG CGTCTTGAGATGTATGGAATCCCTGTGCCAAGGTATGCTTGCGTTCACAGAGAAGTACCGCACCAACATTTGGATTATTTTGTTGAAGACGATGACTTTGTTGAGGTTCATGGGAATCGCTTTTGGAAACCTTTTGTGGAAAAGCCTGTTAATG CTGATGACCACAGGATAATGATTTACTATCCTAGTTCAGCTGGCGGGGGAATGAAGGAATTGTTTCGAAAG GTTGGTAACCGCTCAAGTGAGTTCCATCCAGAGGTTAGAAGGGTGAGACGTGAAGGATCCTACATATATGAGGAATTCATGCCCACAGGAGGAACAGACGTTAAG GTGTATACAGTTGGTCCAGATTACGCACATGCAGAGGCAAGGAAATCTCCTGTTGTTGATGGTGTTGTAATGAGAAATACTGATGGGAAAGAA GTTCGATATCCTGTTCTACTTACCCCTACAGAGAAGCAAATGGCCAGAGAAGTTTGCATAGCCTTTAGGCAAGCA GTTTGTGGCTTCGATCTATTGCGCAGTGACGGGCGTTCATATGTTTGTGATGTGAATGGCTGGAGCTTTGTAAAGAACTCTTACAA GTACTATGACGATGCTGCTTGTGTGTTGAGGAAGATGCTTCTAGACGCAAAAGCTCCACATCTTTCATCGACTATCCCACCAACTTTACCATGGAAAGTCAATGAACCTGTTCAGCCTTCTGAGGGGTTAACACGTCAAGGAAGTGGGCTCGGCACATTTGGACAATCAGAGGAGCTACGATGTGTAGTTGCAATTATTCGGCA TGGTGATAGAACTCCAAAGCAGAAAGTGAAGTTGAAGGTTACGGAGGAAAAACtcttaaatttaatgttaaaGTACAATGGCGGTAAACCTAGATCTGAG ACAAAGCTTAAAAGTGCTGTGCAATTGCAAGATCTTTTGGATGCCACCAGAGCGCTGGTACCACGTTCTAG GCCTGGTCGGGAAAGTGATAGTGAAGCTGAAGACATTGAGCATGCTGAGAAACTTCGTCAAGTAAAAGCTGTTCTTGAGGAG GGGGGACATTTTTCTGGCATTTATAGAAAGGTTCAGTTAAAGCCGCTAAAGTGGGCTAAAGTTGCCAAGTCAAATGGTGAAGGTGAAGAAGAACGACCTGTTGAAGCTCTTATGGTTCTAAAATATGGAGGTGTTCTCACTCATGCTGGCAGAAAACAG GCTGAAGAGCTTGGAAGATACTTCCGGAATAACTTGTATCCAG GTGAAGGTACAGGCCTCCTTCGCCTCCATAGTACATACCGCCATGACCTAAAAATATACAGCTCCGATGAGGGCCGTGTGCAG ATGTCTGCCGCTGCATTCGCCAAAGGTCTACTTGACTTGGAAGGACAATTGACACCAATCCTG GTGTCGCTGGTTAGCAAGGATTCTTCTATGCTTGATGGACTTGACAATGCCAGTATCGAAATGGAAGACGCTAAG GCAAGGTTGAATGGCATAATTACTTCTGGAACAAGGACACTTCATAACAATGGATCATCAGAGAAACCTTGGATGGTTGATGGGGCAGGACTCCCTCCTAATGCATCTGAACTTCTGCCCAAATTG GTGAAATATACTAAGAAGGTGACGGAGCAAGTGAGGCTTCTCGCTAAGGATGAGGATGAAGAACTTGCAGAGACAAGCCCATATGATGTAATTCCACCTTATGATCAGGCTAAAGCGCTTGGTAAAACAAATATTGATGTTGATCGTATTGCTGCGGGTTTACCTTGTGGTAGCGAGGGATTTCTACTAATGTTTGCAAGATGGAGAAAACTAGAAAGGGATTTATATAATGAACGGAAAGA CCGTTTTGATATCACACAAATTCCAGATGTTTATGACTCGTGCAA GTATGATCTTTTGCACAATTCACATCTGAATCTAGGGGGGTTGGATGAACTCTTTATGGTTGCTCAG CTACTTGCAGATGGTGTTATTCCAAATGAATACGGGATAAATCCAAAGCAGAAGTTAAAGATTGGATCAAAG ATTGCTCGCCGCTTGTTGGGTAAAATTATGATTGATCTAAGGAATACCCGTGAAGAAGCTCTAAGTGTGGCTGAGTTGAAAGGTTGTCAAGACAATCATTTGGCAGTGAATAAGACAACAAAGGAAGATACAGAGCACCATACCAAGCCTCACACTCGGAATGAAGAGTCTAGAAGAACTAGCTTCAATAGTGAGAGATCCATGGatcaagatgatgatgatgacaagGAGACTAAGTACCGCTTAGATCCAAA GTATGCAAATGTCAGAACACCTGAAAGACATGTGCGAACACGCCTGTACTTTACATCA GAGTCGCATATTCATTCTTTGATGAATGTTCTTCGTTATTGTAATCTGGATGAGTCTCTTCAAGAAGAGGCCAGCCTTGTCTGCGACAATGCTTTGGATCGCTTGTTCAATACCAAGGAGCTGGATTACATGAGTTATATTGTACTGAGGATGTTCGAGAACACAGAG GTGGCTTTGGAAGACCCTAAAAGGTTCCGCATAGAGATGGCCTTTAGCCGTGGTGCTGATCTATCGCCACTGGAGGTA AAAAATGATGAGATAGCTGCTTCATGGCATCAAGAGCACACATTGCCAATAATGGGTCCTGAAAGGCTTCAAGAAATTGGTTCATATCTTACATTGGAAAACATGGAAAATATGATTCGTCCTTTTGCCATGCCGGCTGAAGATTTCCCACCACCATCAACTCCTCAAGGATTCTCAGGCTACTTCTCGAAAAGTGCATCCGTTCTAGAGCGCCTGGTAAAAATTTGGCCATTCCACAAACATGGGAACACTAACGGGAAGTAG